The genomic DNA cttttctctttcacttcttcCAAAACCTGTGGTAGTGACTGGTCCACGAAGGGGCACAAGACATATACATACTCATCACCATGGATCTTACAGAAAGCTCGGTGAAACAAGCAGGCACAGCCAGGTCTTGTGAGGGTTATCATGGGTGCAGGTGTAGTAACGTACCCATAGCAGAGAAACTTCGTGAAACCAAGAAGTGAGGAAAGGCCTCCTGGTGGAAGTGACATCTAAGCTGAGGCCAGAGGATGAGTAGGAGCTACCAGAGGAGCAGTGAAAGGGGGGGTTAGTCCAGGCAGGGGAGGAGTCAGTGCAATGGCTCAGAGGTACAGAGAGAAGATTGACTtgaggatgttaaaaaaaaaaaaagaaaaataaaaaagtgtggCGGAAGGCATTTTGGTGAGGGGGGGTAACAAGACTGGTCAAACAACATCAAGAGAGACAAGGCTGGAGCCAGTGGGCCGACTGAAATCCTCCAGGAGAACAAAGACACAGAACATGAACTTGGCCCCTACAAGTATGCAAAAGTGCCCAAGTCCTGTGCCCAACAAATCCGGGTTACCTCGGTTGGGCTTTGGGGCTTAGGACATACATGAAAGACTGCTTGATCCGGATCATTGGCAAACAGCTAGTGCTTAATAAGGTGAATATTCTCGCCATTTACTTCCTTGTCTGCTGAAACGATCACCAGCGTACCTGAGCCATTAGAACGCCCCAGCATCAGCATATCTCAGAGAAACTACAAAGCCCTCTTCCCAGCTCCACTCACTGAGAATTCCAGATGAACCCAGATACCTGGCAGGTGACAGTTGACCAGCCTGTCTGCAAAGAGGTCAAATGGAGAGTGGCGAGCTACATCATTGGAAGCCTGTTTATCCTGGGTTAAGGGAATGTTTTCAAGCCTGTAACACCATCATGAGGGTATTGACAAGTCATTCCTACTTGTCAAGTAACAACATACTCCTTTTTCCCGATTGCTCTATCATTGAGGACAGGCTAGGTTATGTTGCAATGACAAATAACCTTGAACTTTCCCTGGGCTTAAAACCATAAAGGTTTGTTTCTTCTACAGAGATCAGcagagttttgtcttttttttttttttttttttccgtagcTGGAGGTTCTGGAGCCCTCATCACCTGGAGACTTGATGTAGTGAAACAGTGGTCACTTTCTGGAACACTGGAGAGGGGGAGCCAGAAGGACTAACATTTCTGAAGTCTCTCATCAGCAATTCAATGTTTGAATCTAGTTAGCCAGACACATTGCTTCCACTCCCAGCTTCCTGGCCAGAACCAGTCATGTGATCCCCATCAGCCCCAGTGGGGCTGGAAGGGGGCAGCCGTTCGTGTGCAGGGGGTAGCAAGCCAGAAATATGCAGGGAGAGTGACTACTCCAGTCTCCAAACTCCCCTTTCTGTCCAAGTCTGAGATTCAGATGTCTTACTAGTCTGGTATCAATTAATTGGGATTCATGAGGGGATTTTTTTGTGggtttagtgtgtgtgtgtgtgttcagattttattgttttatttatttgacagagcacaagcaggagcagtggcagacggagggagagagagaagcaggctccctgctgagtagggagcccaatgtgggactcgatggaccctgggaccatgacctgagacaacGGTGgccactcaatggactgagccacccaggtgccccaggcctcaTGAGTTTTGACCTTGCCATGTTCAAAAGCAATTCATAGGAGAACAGTAACATCAACTTGAATAATCtattattttagggaaaaattatGCAAATTACAAACTATTCTTATCTGCTTAATGGCACCATAACATTTCTTCACCCTACTTGACTGAAAACCAAGAAGACTACATTTTCTtacagacatatatattttttaagattctatttatttgttaatgaaaaacacaaagagagaggcagagacacaggcagagggagaagcaggctccccatggtgagcccgatgcaggacttgatcccaggacccctggatcacgccctgagctaaaggcagatgctcaactgctgagccacccaggtgtccctccttacAGATATCTTATAATTCCATAGTCTTGCTTGGGTATCTGAtaacaaaaatgaatagaaataggaTGTTTCAAGTCCTTTGGAAAACTCTattgcagggatccctgaatggctcagcgggtttagcgcctgccttcagcctggggtgtgatcctggagtcccaggatagggtcccacgtcaggctccctgcatggagcctgcttctccctctgcctgtgtctctgcctctctttctctctgtgtctctcatgaataaataaataaaatctttaaaaaataaaaaaaggaaagaaaactctaTTGCATGATCATAGGTTCTATTTACCAAGAGCTCACTGTAGGCaatggagaaaactgaggcccagagaggttaagcaagtTGCCCAAAATCACACAAGCAGAAATCTCCATgctaaaaaaaaccaaataaacaaacaaaacaaaacaaaacaaaacaaaagaaatctccATGCTATATTCTGCTCCTGtattggggaaaaaacaaaacaaaacaaaaccaagatttCCATTACAAACAATTCTATTCTGTCCTTTGGGGCAAGAGATCCCTTGAATTTAAGAGAAGGACATCTCTCCCACCAGTTTGGTGAGATTAAGGAGATCTGGCATGGGTCCAACCACTGAAGTTTGCAGTCAGTTAAAGTCAGCCTGGCACTAGATCTTGTCTGAAATCCTAACAGCTGAAACATTCTTTATCCAGGAAAGCACATGACTAAGCAGACGTGAATGGGGCACGAGTGGTCCCCTGAGCTCTTGCACACATAAGAAGAGCAGAGCATGTGTACATATAAGCAGCTCCCAGGCGCCTATTATTCAGCCTCACCCTGGAAATTCCCGGccattcatttctttgtttttctgcttgGCCTCACCCATTTGGGGAATGTACAGAGGgcacaggggaaggaggaggacagcAAAGGACAGAAAGTGAGTAGTCTATGGGTAGCTGTGACCAGCAGGACCTGCAAGCCTTGGTGGGGATGGAGTGGGCTGGCCTGGTGCCAGGGGCAgggcaaggggggggggggctctaaAACTTTGGCTAGGTGCCAAATTCCTAATTTGGAGGGCAGTGTAGGGCAAAAGTGGGCAGGCAGGAGAGGAATGGGTAGGGTAGGGGCACGCAGCACCTTGAAGATGCAGACTCCCTTCCCCAGAGTCTGGATCCAAGTAGCTCTGAAGTGAGGTGTCTGTGCTTTTAAGAATCCatggctcagggcacctgggtggctcagtggttgagcatctgcctttgcctcagatcATAATGGGGGGGaggacctggaatcgagtcccacatcgggctccccacagggagcctgcttttccctctgcctgtgtctctgcttccttctgtggcttttatgaataaataaataaaatctttgaaaaaacaaaaaaagaagccattGGCTCATACTTTCAGAAATGGTGGCTAAGATTCAAGTGCTGGAGGAAGACCTCAGTTCACATCCCACCTATCTCTATCACTGACAtgctgctgtgtgaccctgggcaaatcacCTTGCACTTTGAGAGCCTTACTTCCCTCACGTGTAAGATGCAGATGTTGTATGCAAAGAATTCAGCGCACTGCCTGGCAGGTGGTGAACACTCAGTAAGCCGTGGCCATTATCTGCCCATGCGGATTGCCGAAGACATCTCCGAGACCCAACATCCCGAAAGGAGATTTCGGAGTCTCCAGCAAACTCTGCCTGAATTTGGGCACCGCCTAGGCTCAAGCATAGCTCTATAAGCAAGGGAACGTGGAACACTCCAGGCCCCTTGGGGAACTGCTCTGGCCTGAGCCCGAATACAGGTTTCTCCCACTCTCCATCCTCTTCTGGAGCATGAGAAATTCTAAACCTTACCAAAGggtgtgattaaaaataaaacaaagcagataTTCCATGTTGCTGGAAGGATGGGGCTCAGGGAGAGGCTGGAGGCCTGTGACCTCATCTCTGAGCTCCTCATTAGAGGTGGGAATGGGCAAAAGCAGGAGGAAACGGGTTTGAGAGGACACAGGGAAAGCTGTGGCTCACTGCTAAGGGAAGTACTAGAATTTACGGCTCGCACAGGGGCAGTAAACTCAGATTCCCACAGGAACCTCGAACCACATGTCTATGGGGTTTGGCAGGTAATAAAATGAAGGAGGAAGCCAGCAGGGTATAAGCAAGGTCATGAGCCCATCGTGATCTGTTTTTCCTGGTCCTACTTTTGGTGGAGACTTGGGCTCGGACAAAAATATCCTTGCtctaagaaaaacaagaaaatggtgATGATAAATGGCACCTGACATGATCACAGGCTCCAAGACCACGAAGGGGTTGAGGGGAGGCTAGAGGACTGTGGGGTTCATCCTGGCCTTGCCCCATCCCAAGAGGCAGCCGCTGCTTGGGTCTCACCCCCTGAAATCCTAGGTGTGACACATCTAGTAGATCCAGaccttctgagccacctgggaaaaCATGGAAAAGTGGGTTCCTGAGtgtaatttccttatttttaaatgctgcctctgatttttaaaaacaacatgtAGATGTCAAATCTAAGATGCcactggcaaaaaataaaataaataaaatttaaaaactaaaataaaatgccattggTGGTAAGACATTCTGATTTAATAAACTACTAGTTTATTAGGTTAACTTAAATTAGTTTAATTTAATAAACTACCAGTAAAGAATACAAGACCTATCATTTAAACTATGACAAGCTATTGATTGTAAGACAAATCCCAATTCCAAAGACATCACAATGTGAAAATAATGTGCATCTTAGAATCCATGAAATACTGTATAATCATAGGCTGGACTTGGCCTGTGGCACCTGGTGCAGTTCCCAACCTGCACAAACGTACCTAACAGCCTTATGATGCCACCCCAGGACACTGGGTGTCTGAGGGACTACTAGGTTTGTGTTTGGGTCATATCTATGAATACCAGAGTCCCTTGAGAAATAATCCCTCTTTGATCTCTATCTGGACCAGCAGTGAGTCAAGGcagcaaaaaggaaaatgtggCCCCATTTGCTCCCATGGGTCATCAGATCACTAATGGTGATACCAAGGCCCCCAAGATGGTGGTTTAGTAGGCATGGAGAAGGGCAGAGGTGACTTCATACGGGATTCTGCTTCCTGCCAGGGATGGGAGCCACTAGGAGAAATCTCACATCTGATTTTatacaggctcagagaggtaaaggcccagcccaatgtcacacagctggGCAGAACAGAGCCAGGCCAGGGGCTCAATCCTCCTCACCCCTGTTCCCAGTGCTGCTTCTGTTGACTGTAAAAGTTCCAGCCGTTCTGCCCTAGGGAGGAGGCTGGACCCAGAGATTCCTGGCCCCTCCCTCGTTCCATTGCCCCTGAGGCTCTGGTTGCTGAGCCTGCCCTAGAAAAAGCTAGTTTATTCCATTCACaagacttttctattttattagtaaaatacaaaatggaaCAGACATTGGTGATAGGGTTGGAAAAGCAAAAGGATCAACCAACTCCTTCCGAAGTTCCCCCCAAATTGTCCTTGTCCTGCTGGAGGGGACTAATCAAATCCGTTGGAAGGGTGACTAGCTGCTCCCAGCTACTTTCTCACAAAAGTAGGGGTGGGCCCCATCATGGGTGCCCACCCCTTGAAGGCTCTCCCAGCCTGGAGGAGCCCAAAAAAGTGCATTCAGACCCGCTGTCCACCCTCTGAGCGGTCAGAGTGCAACCCCCCGACCCACCCAGCCAGGCCCCAGTATCCCAGGTCATGCCCAGCAGAGGGTGCAGGAGGGCCAGGTGGAACAGCATGGAACAGCATGGCTGCACCCTCCCTGTGGACCAGGGCTGTGTCTGCTTCCCCTGGCCATCCCTCTGCCAAGTAGAgtgtcacccaggctgcccctggggagGCTCCCCAGGTGGAAGGTAACGGTCATCCATGGGGACAATCAGAGGAAGGTTGGGAGCTGCCAGCAGGGACCCTGAGGGGTGAGGCCTGTAGCCCCAGCAGCCAAAAAGGGAACCCCTGATTTTGTGCCCACAACTTCCCTCCCCACAGGACGGAGTCTCTTTCAGAGGTAAACACAAAACCTCAGGTTTCAATGGTGGCTTCTGATCTCATGGAAAATGTCCTGGAAATCCCTGACCCTGCCTGTGGTGGGCAGGAGGTGAGGGAAGATCCTAGAATGGGGACAGCAGTGTTTTGAGGGAGCGAGAGAGGTGGAAGGGGAAGCCAGGCCGCAGGAAAGAAACAGGAGATGCTGGGCCCAGGTCCCTGCCAAGGGCATGGGGCTGCTCCCTGCAGCTTCCTACCACCACCCGCCCCCAACCCGGATTCCTTTCCCTGAGCACCTCAGCCTTCCCCGGAGCCTGCAGGACTCCCCTCCTCCTCAGCCTGTCCTGCGTCAGACAAGCCATCTCCACGTCCCTGTGAGCCCGCTGGATGCTGGGAGGGCTGCTCTCAAAGCCAGGCAGGGGTAAGGGGTCCCCTCAagcaccccagcccagccccactcAGGGGGCCCGCAGAGCTGACTCCCTCCCAGGGGGCAGGATCTGGGATTTCAGAACACTTCctgcacccctacccccaccctgaATCACAGGACCCCCAATGTGCCAGCCTCCCCGGATGAAGATGGGCTAAGGTGTTCTGTGGTGAGAACTCCCCACATCTAGGAAAAGAAGTCTCTGGATTGGTTAGCGATGTCCATGGGGGGCAGGTTATTGTCATACATCTGCCATGTGTCTTTCCTTCTACAGATGGAAAACCAGAGGTATGGACGTCTTGCTGGGTTGGTGGTGGACCTGGGACCAGAAGCCCAGCCTTCACACCCACAGCCCATGTTCCTTCCACAGGGCTTCagctgagaagaaaaataatcaaagccACTGGATCACTTCATCTGCCCTCCCCAAAGTGCCTGAGGGCAGAGCCTTCCCGGGAGCAGGCCCAGGGAACACCACACTGGGCTCATGCAGGAAAAGACAGGTCCCAGGCCGGGTGTGGGCCGTGTacagggggcagggtggggggcagagataGCACCGCAGGTGGCCGGGGTGACTGGCGACTGCAGTGGGACCAAGAGACACGATGACTGAGGGAGGGGGGCAAAAGGGGCCTGGCCTGAGGCTCACTGGTGAGACGGGGTGACCGTGGTACCACATGGGGACGTGAAACCAGACGGGCTGggtatttttcaataaataattgttcatCGGGTCTGGGACTGTGTCAAAGGGAACCTCTAACCAGCCAGCAGCAGAAGGTTCCTGACTTGGGGACGTTGGAGTGAACTGCAGAGGCCACTACTTCTGTCCCCGAGGGGTCAACAGTGGTCAGGAGTGGCCTCCTGGGCTATGCCCGGGAGCTGGGAGCAGTTGCATGTGGAAGATCCTGCCTCCTTGCTCTGATCATCCCGGCTCAGGTCAGGCCCTTGGGTGAGGGTGGGTATGAGGACGGGGGACCCCAGGCAGCTGTCTGAGTTGAAGAACTGGATGCAGGCAGGTGGGCAGCTCACACGGGCACCAGGACATACGAGTTACTGCCACAGCTCCGGGGGACGTAGCGAAGCCCCTCCACCATGTCCCCTGCCATCTTGCGGGAACAGCCCTGGAGGCTTTGATAGGCAAACATGGCCACACCCAGGCAGAAGAGGAGGCCAAGGAAGGCCAACAGCCCTACTGCCTGCCTCCGGGTAGCTGCCTGGGAGTCGGGGACAGGAGTGATGAGGATACCCAGCCTCTGGGGGTCCACGGTAGCGTGGATGGGCTCCTCAGCCTTGGAGACCCAGCTGCCTGAGGCcactggctccctgctggggacACCTGGAGAGGAGACAAGGACTGTGGAGAGATGGGGTGTGTGATCAGGCCCCCTGAAAGCATCCATGTGAGCTGAAAGGGAACTCATCTCCTTGGGCCCTAGAGAATTCTCTGGCATGGGATTGTCTCCCTTGATCCACACAGGTCGGCCTTCGGGGTCAACCCTGTTCTCTGAGGCTGTGTGTGaaatggtgggggtgggggtagggggggcgTGGGTAGGGGGAGCGTGGGTAGGGAGGGTCTGGGtggagggggcctgggtggggggggcctgggtggaggAGGCCTGGGTGGAGGGGGTCTGGGTGGAGGGGGCCTGGGTGGAGGAGGCCTGGGtggaggaggcctgggtggggagggcctCAGATGCCTTTCCCTCAGTCCAGAGGCCTGACCCAGGTTTGTAGGCAGCAGAACTCTGCTGGGACGTTGTGGCAGTGAGGGTAGCAGCGCTGAAAAACTCAGTTTTCTGGGACCCAGCTGGCGGTCCTCCATCCGGAGCCTTTGAAGTGGAGGGGAACCTGGTCCCCCTGGAATCAGCCACTCCCGTTGACAGCTCTGGGGAAGTTCCCGAGGccctctgtgcctcctggccACTGTTTTCCTGGGTGGATTTGGGCTCTGTGACTGCAGACCTGTCCATTCCCCTGGTGGCTGGGGTGGTCCTGGGCTCACCCACACCAATTTGCTTCTCGAATGTGCCGCCATTTCGAATTGTAACAGCAATCTGGTGTTCTAGATGTGCTATGGCTTTCTGAACCCATCTCTCCTTTGGATCAGCACAgaagattctgttttgtttcgtCTTCAAGCTACAAGGAAGGAAAACAGGGACCCAGTGATGCCTAGATGCCATGTGGAGTACGAGCACCGTATAAAAGCTCTGCAGGTGAATAGACCCAGCTGGAATCCTGCTCCCACCACTTATTACCTATTAGCCATGAGCTGTGAGCTGTGAGCTGCGAGCTGATTAGCTCAGGCAGCTTGACTTCTAGAACTTCCGTGTCCTTGCCTGAGAAATAGAGCTAGCATACCTACCCTCTGTAGGGTGACCAGCCTCCCCAGAAGAGCTGGGACTGAGGGGGTCCTTAAGACACAGGGCTGTTGGTGAAAGTCCCAGAAAACTGGGACAAGCTGGTCACCCcacttctgtgtttttatttaaaaaaaaaagaaaaggaaagaaaaagaaaattatgtaaagCACCTGGCTCTTTAGGATACTCAGAGTAATAGCTGAAAATCATAACAATAATGTCTTCAGCATTAAGGCAGGGGGCTCTGGGCTGTGTCTCCTGATTATGGGGGGCTGTCAACAGATGTTCCCTACTGCCAGGTGTGTGACTGGTGAGCTCAGGGGCGGGGCCTCATTTCTCTGGAAAGAGCTGACTCAAATGTCTTCCACCACTCCCTGGACCTCTACCTCTTAGTGTGTATCCTTAGGCTGAGAGCACACTTAGTGAGCTACAGACACATATATGGGGGATCCCATTAGGACTCCTAGTGCCATCCAAATCTTGACCTTCCTCTGACGCTTGTGTGTATGTGCCTGACTGCCAAGAACACAGTTCAGAGCTGACTGGGGCTCGTGCTCCACACCACTGGGCTAGGCATTTTGCCATTTAAAACTCCCACCCATTCTGAGAGGTGGCTACCAtgaccatccccattttacagatgagaaaaccgaggctcagagaggtaatgTGCATGTGCATGGCTCTGGCACACTGGGAAGCCAGAGAAGTGCAGGAAGCAAGCATGACCCTTCAGGTCCCCACAGGGGGGGTGGGACCCAGGGTGGGACCCAGGGCCACACTCCCCTCCCTAGGGTTTCCCACTTCCTCTTTACctagaaaacagaagcaaagggGGAGTCTGGGAGAAGCAAGCCTCAACAGATGAGAGGAAAGGTCAGGCAGTAGCACCCTTGCCCCTCTTAGCAACTGCATAGTCGGTGGAATGAAGCATGCGACTTCTTTTAGCTGACCCTTCCACTTGGAGAACCTGCCAGCCGCGTCCTGATGCCAGGCCCAAGGGCCAGTCTACAAAAAGGCCTCAAGACCGGGCGACTGGGTGGTACCAAGGAGGGGCCCCAGCAGAGCAAGCAGCCAAGGTGGCCAAGGAGGCGGGGAGTGGCTCTGGTTGACCCCTCCCCAAAGTCTCACAGGGATCCTGTTACTTGGGCTGTCAAGTGTGATAATCTCTGCTTTCCTATTGCAGCAGCTTCCAGGCACCCTGCCAAGCTGCTTACTCGCATCATTCCCCCTCATCCTCCCAACtactcattttgcagataaggaaacgaATGCCCAGGGGGAAGGGCCACCCCACCTGTGAATGTTGAAGCCAGGATTTGCACCCCATCAGTAAGAGTCTGGAGCCTGTGCTCTGAGACCACAACGCTTGACCTCCCCCAAGAAATCCAGCAGGTTTGAGTACCACTAATACACACCGCCCGCGGTGGCAGCTCCAGGCCCCGGGCCTTTCGGGAAGCTGCTCCCAACCTTTACCCTGGGGTGCAGATAACGAGGTGAGCGAAGGGCCGGGAggccaggagcaggaggagcaaTTTGCTGAGGCCCTTGGCAGGAGCCCAGATGAAAAGAAAGGATGTGGACAGGGATGAGTAGAAGCCAGAAGGCCAGTACGTACATGATGGCAGGCTTCCCGcaggactcttgatttcgttGGTAGTGGACCAGTAAGGCCACCGGGATCTCCGAGGTCATCTTGTGGCAGGTGACGTTGCATTTCTTCACACCGAGGTGCTGTCCTGAGCCCACAGAGGTCCCCAATCAGCAGGACTGTCCAGGGGCATCTGGCTTCCCAGTCCCAAGCCAACTCGTGCCGGCCACACCATCCAAGCCGCAGCTGCTACCCTGTACACCCTCGTCTTCAGGGCCCTTGACTTCAGCCGCCCATCCCACCCACCAGGCCACtcaatgcctcagtttccccacctgtacaATAGGGACAAtgatagtatctacctcatagggatgttataaaaagtaatgaaaaaatgaattctcACTAATGAAGCTCCTATAGCCTGCTAAACATTGagggtttaatttttaaaattaagttggtGGTGGTCGTTGTACACAAGGGAAGACAAGTCTGAGAGTGACAGGGagctgcctgaggtcacacagccagcaagtgaGGGAACAGGTTCTCGTGGGCCTCTGGCTCTGTGCACCCCCCATCCTCCCTCTACCCCAGTAAGTCACCTGCTCAACTCTCgccccccaaccctccacccatCACCTACACACCCTATTCCTTCCTTTCAGGCTGATCCATATTCGTGGATTTCCACGACCTCTGAAGCACACCCAGATTCCTGCCCACCACATGTCACATGCCCACCCTATGacacatatgtatgcacacacacatataccaacAAACAGAATGGCACACACATGCCCCACACACAAAACCACAGAAAAGTGTTGATATGATCAGGCCCAGGTAACAGATAAAAAGTGTTAAATGTGTAAGTATTAGCCACCTTGCCACCTTCTAAGGAGGCTGGGGGGTGGAGTCCACTGAGTAGGGGATCCTTTGTTCTGCCATGAAGAGCTGTGATGAGTTTGACAGCAATTGCTGAGGGGAACCAGGGGGCCAGAGTCCCCTGGGCAAGTTAGGGGAGCAGGAGTTAAGGAAGAACAATAGAGATGGGGGCTGtgcaggtgggaggtgggcagagtgGGATGGCTAGGGGCCTACCAATGGCATGGAGCTAGGGAGAAACCCCAGGACAGGATGGGGTGACCCAACAGACAGTTGAGAACTCAAATatgttttgaagatttatttgtttgttttagagagagagagagagacagacatgcacatgcacaagcagggggagcggtcaaaggagagggagagagaatctcaagctgactccctgctgagtgtggagcctgatgcagggcttgatgcagggcttgatgcagggcttgaggtcatgaccctgagatcatgacctgagccaaaatccagaatcagacacttaactacccAGGCGCCCGAGAacccaaataatttatataaatatttgaagttgTTTGTattgctttttctccttcctccttcctctaaaATCTCTGGCAAAAGTTATTCTAGCCTGGTTATCAGCTCAAAGAggggttattaaaaaaaaaacaacaaagaagagCTTGAGTTTTAGATCTGGGTCAAGGtcagatgcagcaaaagcaagaCCGCAGAGGATTTTGCAAAATTCTAGAGGTCAGGACTTTCAGGGCAGCGGAGTCCAGAGAGGTGAATGATCTTCTCTAGCAGGGCAGGGCCCGGGAGGCCCCAGCTGATCCTTATTGCCATGCACAAGTAGTTACATGGATGCAGATGTGCAAACATGCTCTGCCTTCCCAAATACaggtgcaaacacacacacacacacacacacacacacacacactctctctctctctctccttctagaaTATCCTGCTCCTCACCCATCCCTTCCCCTTAGCTTCAGCCCACCCTGACTGTGGAAGGGTGGTTCAGGGTTTGCAGGGCTGCACTGGCCTGGGCCGTCAAGGGGCAGCATTAGCAACTCCTGGGGTGGGCAGGAAGCACTCCAGTGGCTGGTCCCTGAGTTACAGGCTGCCTTTTCTCTCTGAGGAACCAGGATGTGAAAGTTACCTTGCTGCCTGAACACCTGGCTTCtccaacaccccctcccccacccaccccaggggACTTTGGAATGACTCAGCTGCATACTCCCCAGGCCCTGCTGAATAGAGCCAGGAAGCAGCTCCTGGAAGCATTGGCCTGGCAGGTGTCTTCCTGAGGAAGCTCCCCAAAACAGTACCCTTAGGTCACTTGGAGCCAGGGGAAGGCTGCCATTGGGCAGGAGGGTGATGCTAGGTATTGGTCAGTCTGCTCTCT from Canis lupus dingo isolate Sandy chromosome 2, ASM325472v2, whole genome shotgun sequence includes the following:
- the CX3CL1 gene encoding fractalkine encodes the protein MAPPPLSWLLRLAALCHLTALLAGQHLGVKKCNVTCHKMTSEIPVALLVHYQRNQESCGKPAIILKTKQNRIFCADPKERWVQKAIAHLEHQIAVTIRNGGTFEKQIGVGEPRTTPATRGMDRSAVTEPKSTQENSGQEAQRASGTSPELSTGVADSRGTRFPSTSKAPDGGPPAGSQKTEFFSAATLTATTSQQSSAAYKPGSGLWTEGKASEALPTQASSTQASSTQAPSTQTPSTQASSTQAPPTQAPSTQTLPTHAPPTHAPPTPTPTISHTASENRVDPEGRPVWIKGDNPMPENSLGPKEMSSLSAHMDAFRGPDHTPHLSTVLVSSPGVPSREPVASGSWVSKAEEPIHATVDPQRLGILITPVPDSQAATRRQAVGLLAFLGLLFCLGVAMFAYQSLQGCSRKMAGDMVEGLRYVPRSCGSNSYVLVPV